One Kineococcus aurantiacus genomic window carries:
- a CDS encoding glycosyltransferase, which translates to MTGPVPDTPVAVRDDPRDARAVAQGGTDEDLPRVSCIMPTCDRRRFVGQAVRYFLRQDYPDTELVVVDDGYDAIGDLLPDDPRIRYVRLDARASLGAKRNIACRAAVGQVIAHWDDDDWSAPHRLRTQVRTMLDAGADLCGLLEVIHYRLMRADAWLLRGDPDRREVAGCSLVYRRAVWERGPFPDVSLREDAVFLERLDPAQVLALADRTLLVAVVHDRNTAAPRPSAPRWCPVTLDEPSRLIAADAPFYTAIRTGRPVPLAPTVPARPPVTVAACFDVHSGYGATGEYLALSLARTGAAVRAIPLGIDRTGLSPEFLDLLGAAPAEGPVVYHSWVGPQLDRFAGREVYASTMYEVDRLPPDWVPRLAGARAVVVPSTFVADAFRASGVTSPLVVVPLGVDPAVYHWEPRPDREGLTTLLVGPHDQRKHTALAIEAWKRAFADDATARLVLKSGYEGRDYVPDDPRITYVDRIERTRGIADWYRSADILLALGNEGFGMPLVEGLATGMSVVALNAEGQADVCRDAGELVHAVPPAGRVAERDSLGRVYGHRAVPDAGAVVERLRWIADHREEARARGREGAAWVQRNRNVWTVGPGVLDVVGHHGEPRHRRIGRALWVTSLGTACGVAAYTSRLHDFVPGAALTRDEPPIGSAGDVVHLQHESSLIDADRVERYAVRASRHGVRFAVTAHTVMPSALPWEKHVHALVAASSTGAARLRARHPRMPVAHIPLGCETWRFPRKPRRGRTVGFFGFPGAHKGHRRLADALRRVRGCEVVMYGFGHDALGSLDEWPADVPVRWDSAWLPLPEVAARLAAEADVLVFHYDEIGHSSASSAVLLGLSTGVPVLTSDTTWFVDHGDAVVRAGRDADGLAAGLERLLADDELRAATVTAAREHCEANSWTRTAARYVDFWNTLEN; encoded by the coding sequence GTGACCGGCCCGGTCCCGGACACGCCGGTCGCCGTGAGGGACGACCCGCGCGACGCCAGGGCCGTCGCACAGGGCGGCACCGACGAGGACCTCCCCCGGGTCAGCTGCATCATGCCGACCTGCGACCGGCGGCGGTTCGTCGGCCAGGCGGTGCGGTACTTCCTCCGCCAGGACTACCCCGACACCGAGTTGGTCGTCGTCGACGACGGGTACGACGCGATCGGCGACCTGCTGCCGGACGACCCACGAATCCGGTACGTGCGACTCGATGCGCGCGCGTCCCTCGGGGCCAAGCGCAACATCGCCTGCCGCGCGGCCGTGGGGCAGGTCATCGCGCACTGGGACGACGACGACTGGTCCGCCCCGCACCGCCTGCGCACTCAGGTCCGCACGATGCTCGACGCCGGCGCCGACCTGTGCGGGTTGCTGGAGGTGATCCACTACCGGCTGATGCGCGCCGACGCCTGGCTGCTGCGAGGCGACCCCGACCGGCGGGAGGTGGCCGGCTGCTCGCTGGTCTACCGGCGTGCCGTGTGGGAACGAGGGCCCTTCCCCGACGTCTCGTTGCGTGAGGACGCGGTGTTCCTCGAACGGCTGGATCCGGCTCAGGTGCTGGCCCTGGCTGACCGCACCCTCCTCGTCGCCGTCGTCCACGACCGCAACACGGCGGCCCCACGACCCTCGGCGCCACGCTGGTGCCCCGTGACGCTCGACGAGCCGAGCCGGCTGATCGCCGCGGACGCCCCCTTCTACACGGCGATCCGCACCGGTCGGCCGGTGCCGCTGGCTCCGACCGTGCCGGCACGACCTCCGGTGACCGTCGCCGCGTGCTTCGACGTCCACTCGGGGTACGGGGCGACTGGGGAGTACCTGGCGCTGTCGTTGGCGCGGACGGGAGCCGCGGTGCGGGCGATCCCGTTGGGCATCGACCGGACGGGTCTGAGTCCCGAGTTCCTCGACCTCCTCGGCGCCGCCCCGGCGGAGGGGCCGGTCGTGTACCACTCATGGGTCGGACCCCAGCTGGACCGGTTCGCCGGACGGGAGGTCTACGCCTCGACGATGTACGAGGTCGACCGGCTCCCGCCGGACTGGGTACCGCGACTCGCCGGCGCCCGAGCGGTCGTGGTGCCCTCCACGTTCGTGGCCGACGCCTTCCGGGCCAGCGGGGTGACGAGTCCGCTGGTCGTGGTACCGCTGGGCGTCGACCCGGCGGTCTACCACTGGGAGCCGCGGCCCGACCGCGAGGGGCTCACCACCCTCCTCGTCGGCCCGCACGACCAGCGCAAGCACACCGCGCTGGCCATCGAGGCGTGGAAGCGCGCCTTCGCCGACGACGCCACCGCCCGGCTCGTCCTCAAGAGCGGGTACGAGGGCCGGGACTACGTGCCGGACGACCCGCGCATCACCTACGTCGACCGGATCGAGCGCACTCGGGGCATCGCGGACTGGTACCGGTCCGCGGACATCCTGCTCGCCCTGGGCAACGAGGGGTTCGGCATGCCGCTGGTCGAGGGCCTGGCGACCGGGATGTCGGTGGTCGCGCTGAACGCCGAAGGTCAGGCGGACGTGTGCCGCGACGCGGGCGAGCTCGTGCACGCCGTCCCACCGGCCGGGCGGGTCGCCGAGCGGGACAGTCTCGGTCGGGTATACGGCCATCGAGCCGTCCCCGACGCCGGCGCGGTGGTCGAGCGACTGCGGTGGATCGCCGACCACCGCGAGGAGGCTCGGGCGCGCGGGCGGGAGGGTGCCGCCTGGGTGCAGCGCAACCGGAACGTCTGGACCGTCGGTCCCGGTGTGCTGGACGTCGTCGGCCACCACGGGGAGCCGCGCCATCGCCGGATCGGTCGTGCGCTGTGGGTCACCTCGCTGGGGACCGCGTGCGGCGTCGCCGCCTACACCTCGCGCCTGCACGACTTCGTCCCGGGGGCCGCGCTGACCCGGGACGAGCCGCCGATCGGCTCGGCCGGGGACGTGGTGCACCTCCAGCACGAGTCGTCGCTCATCGACGCCGACCGCGTGGAGCGGTACGCCGTGCGCGCCTCGCGCCACGGCGTCCGGTTCGCGGTCACCGCGCACACCGTCATGCCCTCGGCGCTGCCGTGGGAGAAGCACGTGCACGCGCTCGTGGCGGCGTCGAGCACGGGGGCGGCCCGGCTGCGGGCGCGGCACCCCCGGATGCCCGTCGCCCACATCCCGCTCGGGTGCGAGACGTGGCGCTTCCCGCGCAAGCCGCGGCGCGGTCGCACGGTCGGGTTCTTCGGGTTCCCGGGCGCGCACAAGGGCCACCGTCGCCTGGCCGACGCCCTGCGTCGCGTGCGGGGGTGCGAGGTCGTCATGTACGGCTTCGGGCACGACGCCCTGGGGAGCCTGGACGAGTGGCCGGCGGACGTCCCGGTGCGGTGGGACTCGGCGTGGCTGCCGCTGCCTGAGGTCGCCGCACGGCTCGCCGCGGAGGCCGACGTGCTGGTCTTCCACTACGACGAGATCGGGCACAGCTCGGCGAGCTCGGCGGTGCTCCTGGGCCTGTCCACCGGGGTGCCCGTGCTGACCTCGGACACCACCTGGTTCGTCGACCACGGCGACGCCGTCGTGCGTGCCGGCCGCGACGCCGACGGCCTGGCCGCCGGGCTCGAGCGCCTGCTCGCCGACGACGAGCTCCGGGCCGCGACCGTCACGGCGGCGCGTGAGCACTGCGAGGCGAACTCGTGGACCCGCACGGCCGCGCGCTACGTCGACTTCTGGAACACGCTCGAGAACTGA
- a CDS encoding phage tail sheath family protein, with translation MRTPTYPGVYVEEIPSGVHPIAGVSTSDTAFVDFFLEGPVGVATRVGGFDEFTRRFGALTPKSSAGYGVMQYFTNGGQVAWIVRVATDSAQPSSATLDTGGSGPGGPTLVVSAISPGEWGDSLQVGVDYRVDDRTTQFNLVVRRTATVGGRVRVVASEVHRNVRMAASGPRNVLAVVTAASSLITVTEADGGVGERPAETAGDVTSAAVLTSAAATGFIPLGQGIDGGAPGADQLRTGLAALERIEPAVVNLLCIPAAATLDEDAIGSTPNLAAVAGEVAEFCERYRCFHLVDIPQGVDTTERMVAWLDQNNVRDRNAAVAFPRLKIVDPDPDRDGALLDVASSGTLAGLIARTDTDRGVWKAPAGTATQLRSVVTPSGPRLNDDDSAVLNPLGVNVIRTLPVYGIVSWGARTLFGADVQTSEWKYVPVRRTALYLEESLRQGLRWVVFEPNDEGLWSQIRLNVGAFMQSLFRRGAFQGRTPREAYLVKCDSDTTTQADIDRGIVNVLVGFAPLKPAEFVFIQLQQLTRPPEQ, from the coding sequence ATGCGAACTCCCACCTACCCCGGGGTCTACGTCGAGGAGATCCCCAGCGGGGTGCACCCCATCGCGGGGGTGAGCACCTCCGACACCGCGTTCGTCGACTTCTTCCTCGAAGGTCCCGTCGGTGTCGCCACCCGCGTCGGGGGGTTCGACGAGTTCACGCGCCGGTTCGGTGCGCTCACCCCGAAGAGCTCAGCCGGCTACGGCGTCATGCAGTACTTCACCAACGGTGGGCAGGTCGCCTGGATCGTCCGGGTCGCCACGGACTCGGCGCAGCCCTCCTCCGCCACGCTCGACACCGGCGGGTCGGGACCTGGTGGGCCGACCCTGGTGGTGTCCGCCATCAGCCCGGGGGAGTGGGGCGACAGCCTCCAGGTGGGCGTGGACTACCGGGTGGACGACCGCACCACGCAGTTCAACCTCGTCGTGCGGCGCACCGCGACGGTCGGTGGACGGGTCCGCGTGGTCGCCTCGGAGGTGCACCGGAACGTGCGGATGGCCGCCAGCGGACCGCGCAACGTCCTGGCCGTCGTGACCGCCGCATCGTCGCTGATCACCGTCACCGAGGCCGACGGCGGCGTGGGCGAGCGCCCCGCCGAGACGGCCGGCGACGTGACCTCGGCCGCCGTCCTGACCAGTGCCGCCGCAACCGGCTTCATCCCCCTCGGCCAGGGGATCGACGGCGGCGCACCCGGCGCGGACCAGCTCCGGACGGGGCTCGCGGCGCTGGAGCGGATCGAGCCCGCCGTGGTCAACCTCCTGTGCATCCCGGCCGCGGCGACGCTGGACGAGGACGCCATCGGGTCGACGCCCAACCTCGCCGCCGTCGCCGGCGAGGTGGCCGAGTTCTGCGAGCGGTACCGCTGCTTCCACCTCGTGGACATCCCGCAGGGCGTGGACACGACCGAGCGGATGGTCGCGTGGCTGGACCAGAACAACGTCCGGGACCGCAACGCCGCCGTCGCGTTCCCTCGGCTGAAGATCGTCGACCCGGACCCCGATCGGGACGGTGCACTGCTCGACGTCGCCAGCAGCGGCACCCTGGCCGGGCTGATCGCCCGGACGGACACCGACCGCGGGGTGTGGAAGGCGCCCGCGGGCACGGCGACCCAGCTGCGGTCAGTCGTGACGCCGTCCGGCCCCCGGCTCAACGACGACGACAGCGCGGTCCTCAACCCGCTGGGCGTCAACGTCATCCGGACGCTGCCGGTGTACGGGATCGTGAGCTGGGGAGCTCGCACGCTGTTCGGCGCGGACGTGCAGACCAGCGAGTGGAAGTACGTGCCCGTCCGGCGCACGGCCCTGTACCTGGAGGAGAGCCTGCGGCAGGGCCTGCGGTGGGTGGTCTTCGAGCCCAACGACGAGGGGCTGTGGTCGCAGATCCGGCTCAACGTCGGCGCGTTCATGCAGTCGCTGTTCCGCCGCGGCGCGTTCCAGGGGCGCACGCCGCGGGAGGCGTACCTGGTCAAGTGCGACTCCGACACCACGACCCAGGCCGACATCGACCGCGGGATCGTCAACGTCCTCGTCGGCTTCGCGCCGCTCAAACCGGCGGAGTTCGTCTTCATCCAGCTGCAACAGCTCACCCGTCCGCCCGAGCAGTGA
- a CDS encoding phage tail protein: protein MAQFSVNAQRFDPYRNFKFRVKWDGRYVAGVSKVSGLKRTTEVVKHREGGDPSSSRKTPGRTEYDAVTLERGLTHDREFHDWTNKVWSYGTGLGAETSLKDFRKDLIIELYNEAGQVVVAWKVYRCWVSEYQPPELDANANAVAIERLKIENEGFERDTEVAEPLEPTLAS, encoded by the coding sequence ATGGCTCAGTTCAGCGTGAACGCTCAGCGCTTCGACCCGTACCGCAACTTCAAGTTCCGGGTGAAGTGGGACGGGCGGTACGTGGCGGGGGTCAGCAAGGTCAGCGGCCTCAAGCGCACCACCGAGGTGGTCAAGCACCGCGAGGGGGGCGACCCGAGCAGCAGCCGCAAGACACCCGGCCGCACCGAGTACGACGCCGTGACCCTCGAGCGGGGCCTCACCCACGACCGGGAGTTCCACGACTGGACGAACAAGGTGTGGAGCTACGGCACCGGTCTGGGCGCCGAGACGTCGTTGAAGGACTTCCGCAAGGACCTCATCATCGAGCTCTACAACGAAGCCGGCCAGGTCGTCGTCGCCTGGAAGGTCTACCGCTGCTGGGTCTCCGAGTACCAGCCGCCGGAACTCGACGCGAACGCGAACGCGGTCGCGATCGAGCGGCTCAAGATCGAGAACGAGGGCTTCGAGCGGGACACCGAGGTGGCCGAGCCGCTTGAGCCCACGCTGGCCTCGTAG
- a CDS encoding Pvc16 family protein, with amino-acid sequence MTTSLGIAATTAVIRSLLQNALPEAQLNGVLGPITVSALPPDRISESAETSRLNLFMYQVRPNTGWSTAELPSAAASGRRTANPPLALDLGYLLSAYGKDNFHGEILLGYGALVIHRTRVLTRAAVQQTFAGSPPADLTLLATAELESQEELVSLSMEPLTTEEMSRLWQVFGERYRPSIAFTAHVLLLRADDPVAPPGPPVLISRLGVTTSIHPTITAVEPRVATAGTTTHLELVGTSLLTPRTRALFGSGEAEDPQPGSTPLRVRVPLPGTLRAGVNTVRVQQPALFEGEERPGVESTVAPFVLRPAFTTTGAGIPSIVVSGGTPSGPRISATVTVRLRPDVGRRQDVRLLLTQTGAAAGAVPHAATVAAPSRAAAAADSTDTIAFRVDDVPRGDYLARVRVDGVETELGQVNGVYAEPVVDLR; translated from the coding sequence GTGACGACCTCCCTGGGGATCGCGGCCACCACTGCGGTCATCCGGAGCCTGCTGCAGAACGCTCTCCCCGAGGCGCAGCTCAACGGCGTCCTGGGCCCCATCACCGTGTCGGCCCTGCCGCCGGACCGGATCTCGGAGTCGGCGGAGACGAGCCGCCTCAACCTGTTCATGTACCAGGTGCGCCCCAACACCGGGTGGTCCACCGCCGAGCTGCCCTCCGCCGCGGCGAGCGGGCGTCGCACCGCCAACCCGCCGCTCGCCCTGGACCTCGGTTACCTGCTCAGCGCCTACGGCAAGGACAACTTCCACGGCGAAATCCTGCTCGGCTACGGGGCGCTGGTGATCCACCGGACGCGGGTCCTCACCCGGGCGGCCGTGCAGCAGACGTTCGCCGGCTCGCCCCCGGCGGACCTGACGCTGCTCGCGACCGCCGAGCTGGAGAGCCAGGAGGAGCTCGTCTCGCTGTCCATGGAACCGCTGACCACGGAGGAGATGTCGCGGTTGTGGCAGGTCTTCGGCGAGCGCTACCGCCCGTCGATCGCCTTCACCGCGCACGTCCTGCTCCTGCGGGCCGACGACCCGGTGGCACCCCCCGGACCCCCCGTCCTGATCAGCCGGCTCGGGGTCACCACGTCGATCCACCCCACCATCACCGCGGTCGAGCCGCGGGTCGCGACCGCCGGGACGACCACCCACCTGGAGCTCGTCGGGACCAGCCTGCTGACTCCGCGCACGCGGGCTCTGTTCGGCTCCGGGGAGGCCGAGGACCCGCAGCCCGGATCCACCCCGCTGCGGGTGAGGGTCCCGCTGCCCGGGACGCTGAGAGCCGGTGTCAACACGGTGCGGGTCCAGCAGCCGGCGCTCTTCGAGGGGGAGGAGCGGCCCGGGGTGGAGTCGACCGTGGCGCCGTTCGTCCTGCGACCCGCCTTCACCACCACGGGAGCGGGAATCCCGAGCATCGTGGTGAGCGGCGGCACCCCCAGCGGTCCCCGCATCTCGGCCACCGTCACCGTGCGGCTGCGCCCCGACGTCGGCCGGCGGCAGGACGTCCGCCTCCTGCTGACCCAGACGGGAGCCGCCGCCGGAGCGGTCCCGCACGCCGCCACCGTCGCGGCGCCGTCGCGGGCGGCCGCCGCCGCGGACAGCACCGACACGATCGCCTTCCGGGTCGACGACGTCCCGCGCGGTGACTACCTGGCACGCGTCCGGGTCGACGGCGTCGAGACCGAGCTCGGTCAGGTGAACGGCGTCTACGCCGAGCCGGTGGTGGACCTCAGATGA
- a CDS encoding AAA family ATPase produces MNAGPSLAARLAAVRAALALAVGQRLDPVTAPAPTDDGLDGVVRAAGLTPFERDVLVLAAGCELDPGIAALCAAAHGDPGRRFPTLGLALRVLDQPHWDAVLPDGPLRGLALVDLDPGGLLDVRLRVEESVMLAVVGLDPVDQRLAEFADPRAAASVRAVTGSPAADTDSTWDSEPDAGPGVTAGELLPDAHRELLEEAAVRWSGGALALRGAQHADRVAFVRALAARLGARRWWHLRDLPVDSLERQGLARRLVREERLTGAPVVLEIDDLGDTGLRFAARLADTGARVVWSSASPRPHLPAPRCAVDLPPRTLAENVELWRAALGPRAAGLGRQVERLAGQFRLPVDDLQEAAGLVGDAVGDAVGGEAAGSPRPCGQPGGRTTRGSVGAELWTECRRRARTGLVGLAERVEPAATWDALVLPDRERAQVADVLRHARHRATVHERWGVGRTGGVSALFAGPSGTGKSFAAEVVARELGVDLYRVDLGGVLSKYIGETERHLSRLFDAAEAGGALLLIDEADALFGKRSEVRDSHDRYANIEVSHLLQLMDAYRGVAVLTTNLRGNLDDAFLRRLGFVISFPFPSARERRLLWEQAFGPAVPVGDLDPVRMAQLTLNGGSIRNVAVHACFLAAERGGPVQMADVLAGARVEYAKLDQPLTPGELAGWAA; encoded by the coding sequence ATGAACGCCGGTCCCTCGCTCGCCGCCCGCCTGGCCGCCGTCCGGGCGGCCCTGGCCCTCGCGGTCGGCCAGCGGCTCGACCCCGTCACCGCGCCGGCGCCGACCGACGACGGGCTCGACGGCGTCGTACGAGCCGCCGGGCTGACGCCGTTCGAGCGGGACGTGCTCGTCCTGGCCGCCGGCTGCGAGCTGGACCCGGGGATCGCCGCGTTGTGCGCCGCCGCGCACGGCGACCCGGGACGGCGGTTCCCCACCCTGGGGCTCGCGTTGCGGGTCCTCGACCAGCCGCACTGGGACGCCGTCCTCCCTGACGGCCCGCTGCGCGGGCTGGCGCTGGTGGACCTCGACCCCGGCGGGTTGCTGGACGTCCGGCTGCGGGTCGAGGAGTCGGTCATGCTCGCCGTGGTCGGGCTGGACCCGGTGGACCAGCGGCTGGCTGAGTTCGCCGACCCTCGCGCTGCGGCGTCCGTGCGCGCCGTCACCGGTTCCCCGGCAGCGGACACCGACAGCACCTGGGACTCGGAGCCGGACGCGGGCCCGGGCGTGACGGCGGGCGAGCTGCTGCCCGACGCTCACCGGGAACTGCTGGAGGAGGCCGCCGTGCGGTGGTCCGGTGGGGCGCTGGCCCTGCGCGGAGCGCAGCACGCGGACCGGGTCGCGTTCGTCCGGGCGCTCGCCGCCCGGCTCGGCGCCCGCCGCTGGTGGCACCTGCGTGACCTGCCCGTCGATTCCCTGGAGCGGCAGGGGCTGGCCCGCCGCCTGGTGCGCGAGGAGCGCCTGACCGGTGCCCCCGTCGTCCTGGAGATCGACGACCTCGGTGACACGGGCCTGCGGTTCGCGGCGCGCCTGGCCGACACCGGGGCACGTGTGGTGTGGTCCAGCGCGTCCCCGCGACCGCACCTGCCGGCACCGCGGTGCGCCGTGGACCTGCCGCCGCGCACGCTCGCGGAGAACGTCGAGCTCTGGCGAGCGGCCCTGGGACCGCGCGCCGCGGGTCTGGGCAGGCAGGTGGAGCGGCTCGCCGGGCAGTTCCGGCTGCCGGTCGACGACCTCCAGGAGGCAGCCGGCCTCGTCGGCGACGCGGTCGGCGATGCGGTCGGCGGCGAGGCTGCCGGCAGCCCACGCCCGTGCGGCCAGCCGGGTGGCCGGACCACCAGGGGCAGCGTCGGCGCGGAGCTGTGGACCGAGTGCCGCCGCCGCGCGCGGACCGGTCTGGTGGGGCTGGCCGAGCGCGTGGAGCCGGCGGCGACGTGGGACGCGCTGGTGCTGCCGGACCGCGAGCGGGCTCAGGTCGCGGACGTGCTGCGGCACGCCCGGCACCGCGCGACCGTCCACGAGCGGTGGGGCGTGGGCCGCACCGGCGGGGTGAGCGCGCTGTTCGCCGGGCCGAGCGGCACCGGCAAGTCCTTCGCGGCCGAGGTGGTCGCACGGGAGCTCGGGGTGGACCTGTACCGGGTCGACCTCGGCGGCGTGCTGAGCAAGTACATCGGCGAGACGGAGCGGCACCTCAGCCGGTTGTTCGACGCCGCCGAGGCCGGCGGGGCGCTGCTGCTCATCGACGAGGCCGACGCGCTGTTCGGCAAGCGCAGCGAGGTCCGCGACAGCCACGACCGCTACGCGAACATCGAGGTCAGCCACCTGCTGCAGCTGATGGACGCCTACCGCGGTGTCGCCGTCCTGACCACCAACCTGCGCGGCAACCTCGACGACGCCTTCCTGCGCCGCCTGGGCTTCGTCATCTCCTTCCCCTTCCCGTCGGCCCGCGAGCGACGGCTGTTGTGGGAGCAGGCGTTCGGCCCGGCGGTTCCCGTGGGGGACCTGGACCCCGTGCGCATGGCGCAGCTCACGCTCAACGGCGGCAGCATCCGCAACGTCGCCGTCCACGCCTGCTTCCTCGCCGCCGAGCGGGGCGGCCCGGTGCAGATGGCCGACGTCCTGGCCGGGGCCCGGGTGGAGTACGCCAAGCTCGACCAGCCCCTCACGCCCGGCGAGCTGGCGGGGTGGGCGGCGTGA